The bacterium genome includes the window CGACTTCATCGGCGGCCGCCATCACGGCAGCCTCGTCGGGGGTATCGGCCTCGAGCAGGCTGCGCATCTGATCTTCGGCTTCGCGCACCTTCTGGCGCAGGTTTCGTCCCTCGGTGCGCGAACTGTCGAGGATTTCGAATACGGATGTGCGCGTCTGCTCATCGAGGCCGAGTTGCTCGATGGCCTGCTCCATGCCGTGGCCTCCGCCGGGCCGCGCGGAAGCGACCAGGGGCAGGACGATCAACGTCGCAACTGCGAGTGCCGTGAAGCCGATCTTGGAAGGGAAAGGGATCATGGGTGTTCTCCTGGAAAGATTTTGGACTCGTCTACTTGGAACCCGATGAGTCCGGTTCGGATTACCGCAGGTCAGGCCCAAAGCCCGCTTGCCTACAATCGCTCGTGACATTTCTTCCGCGGGCTCGATGCTATCTTCGCGTGAGCTTGGAATCTGAAGGGGGCCCGATGAAGACCGATGTTGAAATTGCCAGAGCGGCTACACCGAGGCCGATCAGCGAAGTTGCGCAGGAACTCGGACTCGGCGAAGACGATCTGCACCACTACGGCCGGGACGTCGCGAAAATCGACCTCGATGTTCTCGATCGTCCGCGACGACGCAAGAGTGCGTCGCGGCTCGTGCTGGTATCGGCCATCACGCCAACGCCAGCGGGCGAGGGCAAGACGACAACCAGCATCGGGCTGGCCGATGCGCTCTCACGGATTGGAGAGTCGGTGTGTCTGGCCCTGCGCGAGCCTTCGTTGGGGCCGTGCATGGGAGTCAAGGGCGGCGCTGCGGGCGGGGGCCATAGCCAGGTGATTCCGATGGAGCGCATCAACCTGCATTTCACCGGAGATTTTCACGCCATCACTGCGGCCAACAATCTGCTCTCTGCGATGCTCGACAACCACATCCACCAGGGCAATGGCCTCGACATCGACGTGCGCCGGATTCTCTGGCGACGAGTGCTCGACGTCAACGATCGGGCCTTGCGTCACGCGATCGTGGGTCTGGGCGGCCCGACACACGGCGTCCCACGTGAGGCGGGCTTCGATATCACGGCGGCTTCGGAAGTGATGGCGATCCTCTGCCTCGCAAAGGATGCCGACGACCTGCGCGAGCGCCTAGATCGCACACTCATCGCGTTTAGTCGTACGGGAAACCCGATCACCGCGCGGGATCTCGGCGCGAGTGGAGCAATGCACGCCTTGCTTCACGAAGCTCTGCGACCCAATCTGGTCCAGACCCTCGAAGGCACACCCGCGCTCATTCACGGCGGACCCTTCGCCAATATCGCCCACGGCTGCAATAGCGTGTTCGCCACGCGAATGGCATTGCACACGGCCGACTGGTGCGTGACCGAAGCCGGGTTCGGTTTCGATCTCGGCGCAGAGAAGTTCTTCGACATCAAGTGTCAGAGTGCCGGACTCGACACCGCAGCGGTCGTTCTGGTGGCCACGATTCGCGCACTCAAGATGCACGGCGGGCGCAAGCGCAGTGAACTGGGCGAAATCGATCCCGACGCGGTACGTCGCGGCCTTCCCAATCTGGAGAAGCACCTCGAGAGTATTGCCTGTTTCGGTGAGCGCCCGGTCGTCGCCATCAACCGATTTGCCCAGGACACGGCTGAGGAGGTTGCCGTCGTGCGCGAGTGTTGTGAGGCGCTAGGAGTTCCCGTGGCCGCCACCGATCACCACGCACGTGGCGGCGAAGGGGCGGAAGGTCTGGCCCGAACCCTCGTGCAACACGCGGAGACGACGGGTGAAGCCTTTCGCCCGCTCTACGACTGGAGCGATGCCGTCGAAGACAAGATCTCGGCCGTCGCCCAGGCGATGTACGGCGCCGATGCGGTTTCGTACACGAAGAACGCCAAACGGGACCTGCGAGAGATCGAGTCCCTCGGTTTCGCGGGACTGCCCGTGTGCATCGCCAAGATCCCGGGTTCACTCTCGGACGACGCCAGGCTTCGCGGGCGGCCCCGCGATTTCAACATCACGGTTCGAGGTATCCGGGTGAACGCGGGCGCCGGTTTTCTCGTAGTCCTGACCGGCGACATCATGCGCATGCCGGGACTGCCGGGTCGTCCACTGGCCGAGAGCATCGACGTGCGAAACGGTCGCATCGAAGGTCTCTCCTAGCCGAGGAACCGGAGTCTTGGGTCCGCTTTTTCATAGTGCTTCTGGGTGAGGCACTGTTCGGGATGACAGGGTTGAGGTGAACACTCTACCCCTTCGGCATACCCGCGTTGCCGCCTTCTTCCCAGGCCCTGTCCCACTCAACCTCTCGAGAGAAATGTTTGAAAATTGGGTAGGGGTGTGAGTTCCAGTAGGTCAGGCCGGTGGGGCCGCCCTTTGGCAGTGTCGCCACAAACTTCGCGTGCGGATAGACCGCTTCGCAAGGCTGCATATGGAGCATGTCGCGCCCCCAGATACTCGAGTTTGTCATGCCGGGAATGATGCCATTGCACAAGATATCGAGATCGAGCGCCCGCATTTCATTGGCCACCGTGCGCGTCAGGATGACTGCACCCGCCTTGGAGGTGCCATAGGGTGACGTCCCGGGCGCTGTGCCCTCTGCGGCGCGCGAAATAACATTGATGATACGGCCAAAACCAACCTGGATCATATGCG containing:
- a CDS encoding Spy/CpxP family protein refolding chaperone, giving the protein MIPFPSKIGFTALAVATLIVLPLVASARPGGGHGMEQAIEQLGLDEQTRTSVFEILDSSRTEGRNLRQKVREAEDQMRSLLEADTPDEAAVMAAADEVGLLKTAANKQRLRTMLAVSALLTPEQRAQLREQHEQKRAQRGERGERGKGPRRDF
- a CDS encoding formate--tetrahydrofolate ligase: MKTDVEIARAATPRPISEVAQELGLGEDDLHHYGRDVAKIDLDVLDRPRRRKSASRLVLVSAITPTPAGEGKTTTSIGLADALSRIGESVCLALREPSLGPCMGVKGGAAGGGHSQVIPMERINLHFTGDFHAITAANNLLSAMLDNHIHQGNGLDIDVRRILWRRVLDVNDRALRHAIVGLGGPTHGVPREAGFDITAASEVMAILCLAKDADDLRERLDRTLIAFSRTGNPITARDLGASGAMHALLHEALRPNLVQTLEGTPALIHGGPFANIAHGCNSVFATRMALHTADWCVTEAGFGFDLGAEKFFDIKCQSAGLDTAAVVLVATIRALKMHGGRKRSELGEIDPDAVRRGLPNLEKHLESIACFGERPVVAINRFAQDTAEEVAVVRECCEALGVPVAATDHHARGGEGAEGLARTLVQHAETTGEAFRPLYDWSDAVEDKISAVAQAMYGADAVSYTKNAKRDLREIESLGFAGLPVCIAKIPGSLSDDARLRGRPRDFNITVRGIRVNAGAGFLVVLTGDIMRMPGLPGRPLAESIDVRNGRIEGLS
- a CDS encoding SDR family oxidoreductase, whose amino-acid sequence is MTDGALGVEGKTILVTGAGAGIGQALARGFAADGANVVACDMNEAGLAETVTEHEGTFLVQRCDVANAEDVHGLVRAAMDRFGSIDILINNAGIAWQAPFHEVDFDKWQRVIDVNLIGLARLTHAVLPHMIQVGFGRIINVISRAAEGTAPGTSPYGTSKAGAVILTRTVANEMRALDLDILCNGIIPGMTNSSIWGRDMLHMQPCEAVYPHAKFVATLPKGGPTGLTYWNSHPYPIFKHFSREVEWDRAWEEGGNAGMPKG